One window of the Sphaerochaeta associata genome contains the following:
- a CDS encoding aminotransferase class I/II-fold pyridoxal phosphate-dependent enzyme, producing the protein MQAIILAAGMGKRLKELTKDNTKCMIEVNGETLIERILTQLDSLNLERIVLVIGYKGEKLASYVKSLPIKTEIIFITNPIYDKTNNIYSLYLAKEYLLEQDTLLLESDLIIEDGILNVLIQNPDPNIVLVAKYESWMDGTVVTLDESQQIKSFLGKKDFHFCDTMTYYKTVNIYKFSRAFSMTHYVPFLEAYCKALGNNEYYEQVLKVIALLDNPGIKALVLDTEKWYEIDDIQDLDIAQTLFEKNKNTRFEKMNARYGGFWRFPRLLDYCYLVNPYYPPTKLIDEMQASFTSLITQYPSGQKVNNLLAANYYGLHRENVIVGNGAAELIKAIMENTEGIIGILSPSFDEYRNRVSGNRISLFTVQSDDFSYTADQIISHFQNKPISTLLLINPDNPSGNYIEQHDVLKLASWTQERGIIFLVDESFSDFALAKEPSSLLDQSTLERYTNLVVIKSISKSFGVPGVRLGLLATTNKTILSSVSKNVSIWNINSFGEFYMQIWGKYRATYEHALVMLKDERDRLATALNQIDYLTVFPSQANYIMCEVKGPKKAYDLAVELLDSHNILIKDLSSKRGISPRQCIRIAVRNKEDNDALINALRSLV; encoded by the coding sequence ATGCAAGCAATAATCTTGGCTGCTGGAATGGGTAAGCGATTAAAAGAGTTAACCAAGGATAATACAAAATGTATGATAGAGGTGAATGGAGAGACACTCATTGAGAGAATACTCACCCAGCTTGATAGTTTGAATCTCGAACGTATTGTGCTTGTGATTGGATATAAAGGTGAAAAATTAGCATCGTACGTAAAATCTCTTCCCATCAAAACTGAAATAATTTTCATCACCAACCCGATTTATGATAAGACCAATAATATCTATTCTCTTTACTTGGCCAAAGAATATCTTCTTGAACAGGACACCTTGCTACTTGAGTCGGATCTTATTATTGAGGATGGAATTCTTAATGTGTTGATTCAGAACCCAGATCCCAATATTGTTCTGGTGGCGAAGTATGAAAGTTGGATGGATGGTACTGTCGTCACGCTGGATGAAAGTCAACAGATTAAAAGTTTCCTTGGTAAGAAGGATTTTCATTTTTGCGATACCATGACTTATTACAAAACAGTTAACATTTATAAATTCAGCAGAGCTTTTTCTATGACTCATTATGTCCCATTCTTGGAAGCATATTGCAAAGCTTTGGGGAACAACGAGTACTATGAGCAAGTGCTAAAAGTCATTGCACTGCTGGACAATCCTGGAATCAAGGCATTGGTTTTGGATACGGAAAAATGGTATGAGATTGATGATATCCAAGACCTTGATATCGCCCAGACCCTGTTCGAAAAGAACAAGAATACAAGATTTGAGAAAATGAACGCACGGTATGGAGGATTTTGGAGATTTCCTCGACTTTTAGATTACTGCTATCTGGTGAATCCGTATTATCCTCCTACCAAGTTGATTGACGAAATGCAGGCGAGTTTCACTAGTTTGATAACACAATATCCATCGGGACAAAAAGTAAACAATCTTCTTGCAGCCAATTATTATGGACTTCATAGAGAGAATGTAATTGTCGGTAATGGTGCCGCTGAGCTGATCAAAGCAATTATGGAAAACACTGAAGGAATCATCGGAATACTTTCACCTTCGTTTGATGAGTATAGAAATCGTGTATCAGGAAATAGAATCTCACTGTTTACCGTACAATCAGATGATTTCTCGTATACTGCCGATCAGATTATTTCTCACTTTCAGAATAAACCAATCTCAACCTTGCTACTGATAAATCCCGATAACCCATCTGGAAACTACATAGAACAGCATGATGTATTGAAACTCGCTTCTTGGACACAAGAGCGAGGTATCATATTCTTGGTCGATGAATCGTTCAGCGATTTTGCCTTGGCAAAAGAACCAAGCTCACTCTTGGACCAATCTACTCTAGAAAGGTACACAAATTTAGTTGTAATAAAGAGTATTTCCAAATCATTTGGAGTTCCTGGCGTTCGTCTCGGCCTTTTGGCAACAACGAATAAGACTATTCTCTCAAGTGTGTCTAAAAATGTCTCCATCTGGAATATCAATTCCTTTGGAGAATTCTATATGCAGATTTGGGGAAAATATCGTGCAACCTATGAGCATGCATTGGTGATGCTCAAGGATGAACGAGATCGTTTAGCAACAGCATTGAATCAAATTGATTATCTTACGGTGTTTCCTTCACAAGCCAACTATATTATGTGTGAGGTAAAAGGCCCGAAGAAGGCCTATGACTTGGCAGTAGAATTATTGGATTCTCATAATATTCTTATTAAGGACTTATCGAGCAAACGTGGAATCTCGCCACGGCAGTGTATTCGAATTGCTGTTCGCAACAAGGAAGATAATGATGCATTGATTAATGCTTTGAGAAGTCTTGTCTAA
- a CDS encoding LacI family DNA-binding transcriptional regulator, which produces MRDVVTIVDVAKAAGVSPATVTHTLNGKRPVGEATRKKVLEAIEQLGYVPSWSASRMKRGNSGIIGCLAADITETFVNQIVRGIEHGLSGGQYSLFFVSGVEFGNDLKKAYNFLKSHKVEGILFCHHIPIWKEFNLDTQNSDIPIVSINMAAQEMISVVVDNTTGGYQAAEHLYGCGMRHPAMICGPEDRLSVQDRLKGFSQRTKELKLEMPQNNYYGNYDFDHGFEAAQILMNDHPQTDGIFCANDYIAAGAISALQKMNIHIPNQVRVVGFDNRDFSEFWNTPITTFELPLQEMGMLGVSLLKQVIHTGIYSKSQHVLQSKLIPRKSSKG; this is translated from the coding sequence ATGCGTGATGTAGTGACAATCGTAGATGTAGCGAAAGCTGCCGGGGTTTCCCCTGCTACGGTTACGCATACCCTCAACGGCAAGCGCCCGGTCGGTGAAGCCACCCGCAAGAAGGTGCTCGAGGCAATCGAGCAGCTTGGCTATGTTCCTTCCTGGAGTGCGTCACGCATGAAGCGGGGGAACTCCGGGATTATTGGGTGCTTGGCAGCCGATATCACCGAGACCTTCGTAAACCAGATAGTGCGGGGTATCGAGCATGGCCTGTCCGGTGGCCAGTACTCCTTGTTCTTCGTCAGCGGTGTTGAGTTTGGCAATGACTTGAAGAAGGCGTACAACTTCCTAAAGAGCCATAAGGTCGAGGGAATTCTATTCTGTCACCATATTCCTATTTGGAAGGAGTTCAATCTCGATACGCAGAACTCAGACATTCCGATTGTTTCAATCAATATGGCGGCCCAGGAGATGATCAGCGTGGTAGTAGACAATACTACGGGGGGTTATCAGGCGGCGGAACACTTGTATGGATGCGGAATGCGCCACCCTGCGATGATTTGTGGTCCTGAGGATCGATTGAGTGTACAGGATCGTCTGAAGGGATTCTCTCAGAGAACGAAAGAACTGAAGCTTGAGATGCCACAAAACAACTATTACGGCAACTATGACTTCGATCATGGCTTTGAGGCTGCCCAAATACTGATGAACGACCATCCCCAAACCGATGGCATATTCTGCGCCAATGACTATATTGCAGCCGGTGCTATTTCAGCACTCCAAAAAATGAACATCCATATTCCGAACCAGGTACGAGTGGTTGGTTTTGACAACCGCGACTTCTCAGAGTTCTGGAATACGCCCATCACCACCTTTGAATTACCGCTACAGGAGATGGGTATGCTGGGGGTAAGCCTTCTCAAGCAGGTGATCCACACCGGCATCTACTCCAAGAGCCAACATGTACTGCAGTCGAAGTTGATTCCCCGAAAGAGTAGTAAGGGTTGA
- a CDS encoding TIM-barrel domain-containing protein, with protein MKHIIHSLSACRFHSPSLVIAKGVGGEIHIQFFTSEIVKVSYQFDHVSIHETFAKASQYITSPSKSLQLDEQISIKEESEAFILTCGLSRVVLEKRYALISIWYAGILQHGGRVGTADTVLPSYQVRCFTKEGSQESFSRFNFPLSEADEFYGLGDKSGLPNRRGRRFSMYNRDSLGYDASNSDPLYKSIPFMIKRNAQTGAMCGLLFDQSLIKLFDLGRESPFFFSVEVEGGPYSYVTFLGDSYHQVLKNYFKVTGFPAFPPLFSFGFFGSSMNYAEPDDAEQRILNYFATIEEHQIPCEGMYVSSGYLKSAEGKRYAFLWNKQKFPDHKAFLTSLSARGYNLCMNIKPGILTSHPWYTELAEKGYFIKDQSGRPYQEFFWGGEASFIDFNNPEAKEWWKSQLKAQYLDHGCTGIWNDNNELELEDVELEAFKTKTLYPIRMAEASYEAFKQEQPRKRPWIYSRSGYAGMQRFARTWSGDNVSDWKTLKYNQYMGQGFSLSGLPYFGHDLGGFFGAFPEEELLVRSAQSAVFQGRFVIHSWREDGNPTEPWSYESALPHIRSLILEHYRFMPYIYTCAFEAAAEGTPIERSLLLEFPDDNNIKGDEINSLFGPHILKVLVTEKGKTNADVYLPQGLWWYSKDGTAFEGGINLELPYPPDGESLWFAKEGSVIPTAPGLTHLQSGVFEKVELLVHPCKTTGKEIHSSYFEDDGSSELAGKQYNLWEFQVTDQSLVITKKVDAIKKQRVFTIKVPEGYTVSQPSFDPDSLKVGESMVVAISG; from the coding sequence ATGAAACATATCATTCACTCTCTGTCTGCATGTCGTTTTCACTCCCCTTCCTTGGTTATCGCCAAGGGCGTCGGTGGTGAAATACATATACAGTTCTTCACCTCCGAGATTGTGAAGGTCAGCTATCAGTTCGACCACGTATCCATCCATGAGACGTTCGCCAAGGCGAGCCAGTACATCACCAGCCCTTCCAAGTCTCTGCAATTGGACGAGCAGATCAGCATAAAGGAAGAGAGCGAGGCCTTTATTCTCACCTGCGGTCTGAGTAGGGTGGTACTTGAGAAGCGGTACGCCCTTATCAGCATCTGGTATGCGGGAATCCTGCAGCACGGTGGCCGGGTGGGAACCGCTGACACGGTGCTGCCCTCCTACCAGGTGCGCTGCTTTACCAAGGAAGGTTCACAGGAATCCTTCAGCAGGTTCAACTTCCCGCTTTCAGAGGCGGATGAGTTCTACGGCCTCGGGGATAAGAGCGGCTTACCCAACAGAAGGGGAAGACGATTCTCCATGTACAACCGCGACTCCCTCGGCTACGATGCTTCCAATTCCGATCCGCTGTATAAGTCCATTCCCTTTATGATCAAGCGTAATGCGCAAACCGGCGCCATGTGCGGGCTGCTCTTCGACCAGAGCTTGATCAAGCTCTTCGACCTGGGTCGGGAGAGTCCGTTTTTCTTCTCCGTTGAGGTGGAAGGCGGGCCGTACAGCTATGTAACCTTTTTGGGCGATTCCTACCACCAGGTTCTCAAGAATTACTTCAAGGTTACAGGTTTTCCCGCCTTCCCACCGCTGTTCAGCTTTGGGTTCTTCGGCTCTTCCATGAACTATGCCGAACCCGATGATGCAGAACAGAGAATCCTGAACTACTTTGCCACCATTGAGGAGCACCAGATTCCCTGTGAGGGGATGTATGTCTCCTCAGGCTATTTGAAGAGTGCCGAGGGCAAGCGGTATGCGTTTCTCTGGAACAAGCAGAAGTTTCCCGACCACAAGGCGTTTCTGACTTCCCTCTCGGCGCGTGGATATAATTTGTGCATGAACATCAAGCCGGGAATCCTGACCAGCCATCCGTGGTATACAGAGTTGGCAGAGAAGGGGTACTTCATCAAGGACCAGAGCGGCCGGCCGTATCAGGAGTTCTTCTGGGGAGGGGAGGCCTCCTTCATCGACTTCAACAACCCCGAGGCTAAAGAGTGGTGGAAGAGCCAGCTCAAGGCTCAGTATCTCGACCACGGATGCACCGGGATTTGGAATGACAACAATGAACTGGAACTTGAGGATGTTGAGCTCGAGGCTTTCAAGACGAAGACCCTCTACCCTATTCGGATGGCAGAGGCTTCCTACGAGGCGTTCAAGCAGGAGCAACCACGGAAGCGTCCTTGGATCTACAGCCGAAGCGGTTATGCAGGCATGCAACGGTTTGCCAGGACGTGGTCGGGAGACAATGTGAGCGATTGGAAGACACTGAAGTACAACCAGTATATGGGTCAGGGGTTCAGTCTTTCAGGACTGCCTTACTTCGGCCATGACTTGGGTGGGTTCTTCGGGGCGTTTCCCGAGGAAGAGCTGTTGGTACGCTCAGCCCAGTCGGCGGTGTTTCAGGGTCGCTTTGTGATTCACTCCTGGCGTGAGGACGGTAATCCCACCGAGCCGTGGTCGTATGAGAGTGCTTTGCCTCACATCCGCTCTCTCATTCTCGAGCACTACCGGTTCATGCCCTATATCTATACCTGTGCTTTTGAGGCGGCTGCCGAGGGTACGCCGATCGAACGCTCTCTCTTGTTGGAGTTTCCCGATGATAACAATATCAAGGGTGATGAGATCAATAGTCTGTTCGGACCGCATATTCTGAAGGTCTTGGTTACCGAAAAGGGAAAAACCAACGCTGATGTTTACCTCCCTCAGGGCTTGTGGTGGTACAGCAAGGATGGAACAGCGTTCGAGGGAGGAATAAACCTGGAACTCCCCTATCCCCCTGACGGTGAGAGCCTCTGGTTTGCCAAGGAGGGGTCGGTGATCCCGACCGCTCCTGGGCTGACACACCTCCAAAGCGGTGTGTTTGAGAAGGTGGAGCTTCTAGTCCATCCCTGTAAAACAACAGGGAAAGAGATACATTCCTCCTACTTTGAGGATGATGGAAGCAGTGAGCTTGCCGGAAAGCAATATAACCTTTGGGAGTTCCAAGTAACCGACCAATCCCTGGTGATTACCAAGAAGGTTGATGCCATTAAAAAGCAACGAGTCTTTACCATCAAGGTGCCTGAAGGGTATACCGTCTCACAGCCCTCGTTCGATCCTGACTCTCTCAAGGTAGGCGAAAGTATGGTAGTTGCAATAAGCGGGTGA
- a CDS encoding carbohydrate ABC transporter permease, protein MNKQPISKTLHYTVLILLSLITLLPVLWVVLSSFKPQSELFRVPLTFIPQDWTLENYVSSLAAGNFPVYFSNTVFVAVVSTALTVLINLMAGYALAKYIFTGRDIIFTVMIATLMIPLQVIMIPIFLQLKSLGMLNSLWGIIIPPAATPTGVFLARQYLVTLPNSLIEAARIDGAREHTIFFRLILPMSKPIVATIAIFSFMWRWNDYLWPLIVITDNRKQTIQQALANFVGQLQINWSDLLAMTTIAIIPVIIVFLAFQRFFFSGIAAGSVKG, encoded by the coding sequence ATGAATAAGCAACCTATTTCCAAAACACTGCACTACACCGTGTTAATCCTGCTCTCCCTTATAACCCTGCTACCGGTGCTTTGGGTCGTTCTCTCCTCCTTCAAGCCCCAGAGCGAGCTGTTCCGGGTTCCTCTGACCTTCATCCCCCAGGATTGGACGCTTGAGAACTATGTTTCCAGCCTTGCGGCAGGAAACTTTCCGGTATACTTCTCAAATACGGTCTTCGTTGCGGTTGTTTCCACCGCTCTTACGGTATTGATAAACCTGATGGCAGGTTATGCCTTGGCCAAATACATTTTCACCGGCAGGGACATCATCTTCACGGTGATGATCGCAACCCTCATGATTCCGTTGCAGGTCATCATGATCCCGATTTTCCTTCAGCTGAAAAGCCTTGGAATGCTGAATTCGCTGTGGGGAATCATCATTCCACCGGCAGCTACTCCTACAGGGGTATTCCTTGCCCGTCAGTATTTGGTGACACTGCCTAACTCACTGATCGAGGCTGCCCGCATCGACGGGGCAAGAGAACATACCATTTTCTTCCGCCTCATTCTTCCCATGAGCAAGCCCATTGTCGCCACCATCGCCATTTTCAGCTTCATGTGGCGTTGGAACGACTACCTCTGGCCCTTGATCGTCATCACCGACAACCGCAAGCAGACCATCCAGCAGGCGTTGGCGAACTTCGTCGGTCAGCTGCAGATCAACTGGTCGGACCTGCTTGCCATGACCACCATCGCCATAATTCCCGTCATCATAGTCTTCCTGGCTTTCCAGAGGTTCTTCTTCTCTGGCATCGCTGCAGGATCGGTTAAAGGTTGA
- a CDS encoding carbohydrate ABC transporter permease, which produces MKRHTKGNFHQTAAPLLFLLPNILIFGTFIIIPAIQGLRMSFTEWGVFTTPVFIGFDNFIELIGDEVFWKTFSNTIVYSFFTVALIMVYALALALLLYKNTIKGEKLFRSLFYIPSLLSMITVGIAWRFILGDEMGIINYLLRAAGGNGVRWLTDSKLAMVSIIGVSIWAQAGYYMVVLIAGLQAIPIELYEAAKIDGASAPKTFTSITLPLLRSTLLVVLVLATIASFKAYELISVMTKGGPGYATKFIVQQVYQVAFLEDRMGYASAMSIVLMLIISLFTVLQFKLSGREASHE; this is translated from the coding sequence ATGAAACGACATACCAAGGGAAACTTTCATCAGACAGCAGCCCCGCTGCTCTTTCTGCTTCCCAACATTCTCATTTTCGGGACATTCATCATTATCCCAGCCATCCAAGGTCTGAGGATGTCCTTCACCGAGTGGGGTGTGTTCACCACTCCGGTTTTCATCGGTTTTGATAACTTCATCGAACTCATTGGTGATGAAGTCTTCTGGAAAACCTTCAGCAATACAATTGTCTACTCATTCTTCACCGTTGCCTTGATCATGGTCTATGCATTGGCCTTGGCCTTGCTGCTCTATAAGAATACCATCAAGGGCGAGAAACTCTTTCGCTCCCTCTTCTACATACCGTCGCTCTTGAGCATGATAACCGTTGGTATTGCCTGGCGCTTCATCCTTGGTGATGAGATGGGAATCATCAACTATCTGCTTCGCGCCGCTGGAGGCAACGGAGTCCGTTGGCTGACCGACAGCAAGCTGGCCATGGTTTCCATTATCGGCGTCTCAATCTGGGCACAGGCCGGGTACTATATGGTCGTCCTCATCGCGGGACTGCAGGCCATTCCCATCGAGCTCTACGAGGCTGCAAAAATTGATGGGGCCTCGGCTCCCAAGACCTTTACATCCATCACACTGCCGCTACTGCGCAGCACCCTGCTGGTGGTGTTGGTGCTTGCCACCATCGCCTCCTTCAAGGCATATGAGTTGATTTCGGTGATGACCAAGGGAGGACCTGGCTATGCTACCAAGTTCATCGTCCAACAGGTCTATCAGGTGGCCTTCCTGGAGGATCGCATGGGCTATGCAAGCGCCATGTCGATCGTGTTGATGCTCATCATCTCCCTTTTCACCGTCCTGCAGTTCAAACTCAGCGGAAGGGAGGCATCACATGAATAA
- a CDS encoding ABC transporter substrate-binding protein, with protein sequence MKKVIVTLMILLLATTAMFAAGTKEEGAKKDVTLSVLWFNDANESDVFLKTMDEYLKANPHVKLDLQIVAYNEYDQKLKLMISGGNPPDLARITTNTLSVVVDSLEPIENHVADVEAVKKQYLPSMVAFATNKEGKFIAYPTEATANGMLVNKTAFDKAGIDVDEVSKTWTWSEWETIVKKVIAANPAMKYGLAVDFTPHRFSTLMYQWNGRFLNEDQSNIKFNNPGTIATLKWFKHLHDEGLVPKSVWLGSENPAELFQAGLVAGHIGGSWNINTYNKNVKDFEWKAVRMPKGAINSSVPGGKFVASFKGAKNQEEAFKFMAAFADKSHNEMYSRDTFNIPSRNDAQVTYPSNSGDFEVFLEELKVTPAYTANEWKNTNLSKVTTYIREQIVEVLLGNITAEQAVANVDNRGATFFK encoded by the coding sequence ATGAAAAAAGTAATCGTGACATTGATGATCCTGTTGCTCGCCACTACGGCTATGTTTGCAGCGGGAACCAAGGAAGAGGGTGCGAAAAAAGATGTGACCCTTTCGGTATTGTGGTTCAATGACGCCAATGAGTCCGATGTCTTTCTGAAGACCATGGATGAGTACCTGAAGGCCAACCCGCATGTGAAGTTGGACCTCCAGATTGTCGCCTACAACGAGTATGACCAGAAACTCAAGCTGATGATCAGCGGCGGCAACCCTCCCGACCTTGCACGTATCACCACCAACACTTTGTCGGTGGTTGTCGACAGCCTGGAGCCAATCGAGAATCACGTCGCCGATGTCGAGGCGGTGAAGAAGCAGTACCTGCCCTCCATGGTGGCATTCGCCACCAACAAGGAAGGCAAGTTCATCGCCTACCCCACCGAAGCAACAGCCAACGGCATGCTGGTCAACAAGACTGCATTCGACAAGGCCGGCATCGATGTGGATGAGGTCAGCAAGACATGGACATGGAGTGAATGGGAAACCATCGTCAAAAAGGTCATCGCAGCCAATCCTGCAATGAAGTACGGTCTTGCCGTTGACTTCACCCCGCACCGCTTCTCTACGCTCATGTACCAGTGGAACGGTCGTTTCCTCAATGAGGACCAGTCGAACATCAAGTTCAACAACCCCGGTACCATTGCAACATTGAAGTGGTTCAAGCATCTGCACGACGAAGGTCTGGTGCCCAAGAGCGTATGGCTCGGCTCCGAGAACCCTGCCGAGCTCTTCCAAGCAGGACTTGTTGCCGGTCATATCGGCGGCAGCTGGAACATCAACACCTACAACAAGAACGTGAAGGACTTTGAATGGAAGGCTGTACGCATGCCCAAGGGCGCGATCAACTCCTCCGTTCCCGGTGGAAAGTTCGTTGCCTCCTTCAAGGGAGCAAAGAACCAGGAAGAGGCATTCAAATTCATGGCCGCTTTTGCTGACAAGTCTCACAACGAGATGTACAGCCGCGACACCTTCAACATCCCTTCACGCAACGATGCACAGGTCACCTATCCTTCCAACAGCGGAGACTTTGAGGTCTTCCTCGAAGAGCTGAAGGTCACCCCGGCCTACACCGCAAACGAGTGGAAGAATACCAACCTGAGCAAGGTCACCACCTACATCCGCGAGCAGATCGTGGAAGTGCTGCTTGGCAACATCACCGCCGAACAGGCTGTGGCCAATGTTGACAACAGAGGCGCAACGTTCTTTAAGTAA
- a CDS encoding M81 family metallopeptidase — protein MKKRVFVGGLHHESDTFNPIITGRDEIWVTRGADLFTKRESSYSGIINTLVAAGYEVIPSLVARAVPNGVWDHDYYQELKAELLQKLKEAGSIDAICLSLHGSMRVQNLGEAEQDLLQAIREVHPATPLFTSLDMHATLTKRMRHAADGFVGYKCAPHTDTYETGIHAALMVIRTLEMGKKPTMAAVRIPMLIAGEQSETSVEPMKSLIKELRSREQQQGVLACSYLLGFPWADGKENAVHAVVVTQDDQDKADRLAKELAQIFWSRKKEFGFYNETRMPSDALKATRESIESGVYPVVISDSGDNPTAGSSGDVTNFLSLILSDPVLSKLDPPLLYQGFYDPQVVREAFEKGVGASFECLLGAKFDTVKSKPVRAKATVKALKEQWEGANGADLALLDVEGVDVVVASKHVGCYDPEMMRVLGAEPKQRKAIVVKLGYLEPEIRAIAKRSMMALTTGSSDELFERLPYKNLPRPMYPLDKEFEATLELI, from the coding sequence ATGAAAAAGCGAGTATTCGTAGGAGGGCTCCACCACGAGAGCGACACCTTCAACCCCATCATCACCGGCAGGGACGAGATCTGGGTCACCAGGGGAGCGGACTTGTTCACTAAAAGAGAGAGCTCGTACAGCGGCATCATCAACACCCTCGTGGCTGCTGGATATGAGGTAATCCCCAGTCTGGTCGCCCGTGCGGTGCCCAACGGGGTGTGGGACCATGACTACTACCAGGAATTGAAAGCTGAGTTGTTGCAGAAGCTCAAGGAAGCCGGCTCGATCGATGCCATCTGCCTGTCGCTGCACGGCAGCATGCGCGTGCAGAATCTCGGGGAGGCCGAGCAGGACCTGCTCCAGGCCATAAGAGAAGTGCATCCGGCCACCCCCTTGTTCACCAGCCTGGACATGCATGCGACCCTGACCAAGCGGATGCGCCATGCAGCAGACGGCTTCGTCGGCTATAAGTGCGCCCCCCACACCGACACCTACGAGACGGGCATCCATGCAGCCCTGATGGTCATCCGCACCCTGGAGATGGGAAAGAAGCCGACGATGGCGGCGGTGCGCATCCCCATGCTCATCGCAGGCGAGCAGAGCGAGACCTCGGTCGAGCCGATGAAGAGCCTGATCAAAGAACTCCGATCAAGGGAACAACAGCAAGGCGTACTCGCCTGCTCCTACCTTTTGGGCTTCCCCTGGGCCGACGGGAAGGAGAACGCGGTGCATGCGGTGGTGGTGACCCAGGACGACCAAGACAAAGCAGACCGCCTTGCAAAGGAGCTTGCACAGATCTTCTGGTCCAGAAAGAAGGAGTTCGGCTTCTACAACGAGACGAGGATGCCTTCCGATGCCCTGAAGGCAACCAGAGAATCGATTGAGAGCGGTGTATACCCGGTGGTCATCAGCGACAGCGGGGACAACCCCACTGCAGGAAGCAGCGGCGATGTCACCAATTTCCTTTCACTCATTCTTTCCGACCCCGTCCTCTCCAAGCTCGACCCACCCCTGCTCTACCAGGGTTTCTACGACCCGCAGGTGGTCAGGGAAGCTTTCGAGAAAGGCGTGGGTGCAAGCTTTGAGTGTTTGCTCGGAGCGAAGTTCGACACCGTCAAGAGTAAACCAGTCAGAGCGAAGGCAACCGTAAAAGCACTGAAAGAACAGTGGGAGGGGGCCAACGGCGCCGACCTCGCCCTTCTTGATGTAGAGGGTGTCGATGTGGTGGTGGCGAGCAAGCATGTGGGCTGCTACGACCCCGAGATGATGAGGGTCCTGGGAGCCGAGCCCAAGCAGAGGAAGGCGATCGTGGTGAAGCTTGGGTACCTTGAGCCGGAGATCCGCGCCATCGCAAAGCGCTCGATGATGGCACTTACCACAGGTTCCTCCGACGAGCTATTCGAGCGGCTTCCCTACAAGAACCTTCCCAGGCCGATGTATCCGCTGGACAAGGAGTTTGAGGCCACATTGGAATTAATCTAG
- a CDS encoding copper homeostasis protein CutC, translating into MKIEICLESIESVLAAEAGGADRVEFCADLFEGGTTPSLGAFKTARKHSKIAMNVMIRPRGGDFCYSDLEFEAMKEDVRLFREAGADGIVFGILTPDGEIDVQRSKEIIALARPCSVTFHRAFDMTPNASRSLETLIDLGVDRLLTSGLEATVIEGLETLKMLVRQAGDRIIVMPGCGITERNFAYLQQQVGAKEYHVFVPGAYESKMTYRPEHIYMGGMLRQAEFSISHTDAGRVGAIVGAKR; encoded by the coding sequence ATGAAGATTGAGATTTGTCTGGAATCGATTGAGAGCGTACTGGCAGCCGAAGCCGGCGGAGCCGACCGCGTCGAGTTCTGCGCCGACCTCTTCGAGGGTGGCACCACCCCGTCTCTTGGGGCCTTCAAGACAGCCCGAAAGCACAGCAAGATTGCCATGAACGTCATGATCAGGCCGCGTGGAGGCGACTTCTGCTACAGCGACCTCGAGTTCGAGGCGATGAAGGAGGATGTCAGGCTCTTCAGGGAGGCGGGGGCAGACGGCATCGTCTTCGGCATCCTCACCCCCGATGGTGAGATTGATGTACAGAGGAGCAAGGAGATCATCGCCCTTGCCAGGCCCTGTTCGGTCACCTTCCACCGTGCCTTTGATATGACTCCCAACGCCAGTCGTTCTCTTGAGACGCTCATCGACCTGGGAGTCGACCGCCTTCTGACCAGCGGTCTTGAGGCCACGGTCATCGAGGGACTCGAAACGCTGAAGATGCTGGTGAGGCAGGCCGGGGACAGGATCATTGTCATGCCCGGCTGCGGCATCACCGAGCGCAACTTCGCCTACCTGCAGCAGCAGGTGGGGGCCAAGGAGTACCACGTGTTCGTCCCGGGCGCCTACGAGTCGAAGATGACCTACCGCCCCGAGCACATCTACATGGGCGGCATGCTCAGACAGGCCGAGTTCAGCATCAGCCACACCGATGCCGGCCGGGTGGGAGCCATCGTGGGGGCAAAGCGATGA